The following are encoded in a window of Rissa tridactyla isolate bRisTri1 chromosome 3, bRisTri1.patW.cur.20221130, whole genome shotgun sequence genomic DNA:
- the RNF146 gene encoding E3 ubiquitin-protein ligase RNF146: MAGCGEIDHSINMLPTNRKTNESCANAAPSLTVPECAICLQTCVHPVSLPCKHVFCYLCVKGASWLGKRCALCRQEIPEDFLDKPTLLSPEELKAASRGNGEYAWYYEGRNGWWQYDERTSRELEDAFSKGKKSTEMLIAGFLYVADLENMVQYRRNEHGRRRKIKRDIIDIPKKGVAGLRLDCDANTVNLARESSADGADSTPAPGAAAVQALASISARPLPSLDGQLVSPSTPSPDASNSLENSFAHLQINADSMAERSHRGEGEEDHESSSSGRVPAPDTSVEETESDASSDSEDVSAHLQQRPSSVQQRHLNANASQSGADRPVAGGGVVNTSVRSRRPDGQCTVTEV, translated from the coding sequence ATGGCTGGCTGTGGCGAAATAGATCATTCGATCAACATGCTTCCCacaaacaggaagacaaatgagtcgTGTGCTAACGCAGCACCTTCCCTGACAGTCCCCGAATGTGCTATCTGTCTGCAAACGTGTGTCCATCCAGTAAGTCTGCCTTGTAAACACGTTTTCTGCTATCTGTGTGTGAAGGGAGCTTCTTGGCTTGGGAAACGATGTGCACTCTGCCGGCAGGAGATTCCAGAGGATTTTCTTGACAAGCCAACCTTATTGTCACCAGAAGAACTCAAAGCGGCAAGCAGAGGCAATGGAGAATATGCCTGGTACTACGAAGGTAGAAATGGTTGGTGGCAGTATGATGAACGTACCAGCAGAGAGCTGGAAGATGCCTTTTCCAAGGGTAAAAAGAGCACTGAAATGCTAATCGCTGGGTTTTTGTACGTAGCAGATCTTGAAAATATGGTTCAGTATAGGAGAAATGAGCACGGACGCCGCAGAAAAATAAAACGGGACATAATAGATATACCAAAGAAGGGAGTGGCTGGGCTGAGGTTGGACTGTGACGCTAACACTGTCAACCTGGCAAGAGAGAGCTCTGCTGACGGCGCAGACAGCACGCCCGCTCCGGGGGCCGCAGCTGTGCAGGCGCTAGCATCCATTTCTGCTAGGCCCCTGCCCTCACTAGATGGTCAGCTGGTGAGTCCTTCAACGCCATCACCTGATGCAAGCAATTCTCTTGAGAACTCTTTTGCCCACTTACAAATAAATGCAGACAGTATGGCTGAAAGGAGTCatagaggagagggagaagaagacCACGAATCATCATCTTCTGGTAGGGTGCCAGCCCCTGACACCTCTGTGGAGGAGACCGAATCGGATGCTAGCAGCGATAGCGAGGATGTGTCTGCCCACCTTCAGCAACGCCCGTCCTCTGTCCAGCAGAGACACTTGAACGCGAATGCGAGCCAGTCAGGAGCAGATAGACCAGTGGCAGGGGGCGGGGTGGTCAACACAAGCGTAAGATCTAGAAGGCCAGATGGACAGTGCACAGTCACTGAAGTTTAA